A stretch of Candidatus Symbiobacter mobilis CR DNA encodes these proteins:
- the recJ gene encoding single-stranded-DNA-specific exonuclease RecJ — MLRDAPAIAPLIRDVPFTAEAEGSGHSFVLRVRDVPPRAVWALEQAGVHPLLARLYASRGVCDPAELDVALPSLLPPSSMRGIDRAAQILADAIEANRTLCVVADYDCDGATACATAVRGLRLLGARKVQYLVPDRVQDGYGLSESLSARAHAMGAEVLLTVDNGIASFAGVAAARALGMQVVVTDHHLCASPQGHIVLPEADAIVNPNQPGCSFASKSMAGVGVAMYLLLAVRAALRARGRFGEAGGAMQPKLDGLLSLVALGTVSDVVCLDANNRRLIAQGLQRIRAMAAPAGLLALFEVAGRAPRYASTVDLGFALGPRINAAGRLSDMTIGIECLLTDDAERARQLARMLDGINRDRKSIEGQMREQALAVVESLEQTGTQDAICLYDPSFHEGVVGIVASRLKERYHRPTFVFADSAAPGAEGVLKGSGRSIHGFHLRDALDLVSKRNPGVLLRFGGHAMAAGCTIARERLGDFCHAMDGVAQECLDEATRSRYLDVDGPFPPEFCRVDLIDTLRDGIWGQGFPAPLFCEELEIVSQRCVAGKHLFLQLRHHGKAVDGVWFQHTTPLPNRATLAFRPEIDTWNGVRKVRFQVEAAVPA, encoded by the coding sequence ATGTTGCGCGATGCTCCGGCCATTGCGCCGCTCATACGCGACGTTCCCTTCACCGCTGAGGCAGAAGGAAGCGGTCATTCCTTCGTGCTGCGGGTGCGCGATGTCCCCCCACGCGCAGTCTGGGCTTTGGAGCAAGCCGGGGTGCATCCGCTGCTGGCGCGTCTCTATGCATCGAGGGGGGTGTGCGATCCGGCGGAGTTGGATGTTGCCTTGCCAAGCCTGCTCCCGCCATCATCAATGCGGGGGATTGATCGGGCCGCCCAAATCCTGGCCGACGCCATTGAGGCGAATCGCACGCTGTGCGTCGTTGCCGACTACGACTGCGATGGCGCGACGGCCTGCGCGACGGCTGTTCGGGGTTTGCGTCTGCTGGGCGCGCGCAAGGTGCAGTACCTGGTGCCGGATCGGGTACAGGATGGGTACGGGCTTTCGGAAAGTCTGAGTGCCCGCGCACATGCCATGGGTGCCGAGGTACTGCTCACCGTCGACAACGGCATTGCCAGCTTTGCGGGGGTTGCCGCAGCGCGTGCGCTGGGGATGCAGGTTGTCGTGACGGATCACCACCTCTGCGCCAGTCCACAGGGGCACATCGTCTTGCCCGAAGCCGATGCCATCGTCAACCCCAACCAGCCGGGCTGCTCTTTTGCCAGCAAGTCGATGGCTGGAGTGGGCGTGGCGATGTACCTGCTGCTCGCTGTGCGTGCGGCGTTGCGGGCGCGTGGGCGGTTTGGGGAAGCCGGGGGCGCAATGCAGCCGAAGCTCGACGGGCTGCTGAGTCTGGTGGCGTTGGGAACGGTTAGCGATGTGGTTTGCCTCGACGCCAACAATCGCAGGCTGATTGCCCAAGGCTTGCAGCGTATCCGTGCGATGGCCGCGCCGGCAGGGTTGTTGGCCTTGTTCGAGGTAGCCGGGCGCGCGCCCCGCTACGCCAGCACGGTCGATCTGGGTTTTGCCCTCGGCCCGCGCATCAACGCGGCAGGGCGGTTGTCCGACATGACGATCGGCATTGAATGCCTGCTGACTGACGATGCCGAACGCGCACGGCAATTGGCCCGGATGCTCGACGGCATTAACCGGGATCGCAAAAGCATCGAAGGGCAGATGCGCGAACAAGCGCTGGCGGTTGTCGAATCCTTGGAGCAAACCGGGACGCAAGACGCGATTTGCCTCTACGACCCCAGCTTCCACGAAGGGGTCGTGGGGATCGTGGCATCGCGGCTCAAGGAACGGTACCACCGGCCCACCTTCGTCTTTGCCGACAGCGCTGCGCCGGGTGCGGAAGGCGTGCTCAAGGGGTCGGGGCGCTCGATCCACGGCTTCCATCTGCGCGATGCGCTCGACCTGGTCTCCAAGCGCAACCCCGGCGTGTTGCTGCGCTTCGGCGGTCATGCGATGGCAGCAGGATGCACTATCGCACGCGAGCGCCTGGGCGATTTTTGCCATGCCATGGATGGCGTTGCCCAGGAGTGCCTTGATGAAGCGACCCGCAGTCGCTATCTCGACGTGGACGGGCCTTTTCCCCCGGAGTTTTGCCGCGTCGATCTCATCGACACCTTGCGCGATGGCATCTGGGGCCAGGGCTTTCCCGCGCCGTTGTTTTGCGAGGAGCTGGAGATCGTGTCCCAACGCTGTGTGGCGGGCAAGCACTTGTTTTTGCAGTTGCGGCACCATGGGAAGGCAGTAGATGGGGTGTGGTTCCAGCACACTACCCCCCTGCCCAACCGCGCCACGCTGGCTTTTCGCCCGGAGATCGACACCTGGAACGGCGTGCGCAAGGTGCGGTTTCAGGTCGAGGCCGCCGTGCCTGCGTAG
- a CDS encoding EAL domain-containing protein — MQDFASSLFREALRRCESEPIEFIGAIQSHGVLVAVDAALRVCAVSANFGEVLHIQPEQALGRQVGKVLGEDAWRAILTLGAVPAQNPPAPVLLPFPDGTARGVPLRQAFVHRIGSVRVIEIEAEVIDLSAAQTERDAAARVLNALLAEMGDMELFAGELACQIRTLTGFDRVMVYRFDHQWNGQVIAQSRDESVESFLGHHFPASDIPEPARRLYAKNLVRMLPDRDAPMAALLGGMPGGAGIDLSFSVLRGMSSVHRTYLKNLGVAASLSISLLQHGKLWGLVVCHHRVPKVVPLRMRDNLELIARTAAMRLSAIAFDDSLRFQVELRSVTRDLLAWTQHTADLPDLPTGLLHRMFAAVGAQGLALVTDRETLSFGEAPARPMLGCLRTRLLAQWSGQTPFVTHALAAQHPDLAVYCDSAAGLLAISLDDAGAQLALWFRSEEVRSIEWAGDEQKALVDDEDGPRLEPRSSFARWVQTRRGESDPWDTLQLDAAHTLSMTLGWILARARLRQSERRYRSLIDWSPDALIVHREGRIVYLNPAAVQLFAARSEAELLGSELIEHIHSDHRDATMELLSHMQRDEEAAPLLEGKFLKIDGTVMDVELKGLSITYDGAPAHQMAMRDVTERRIIEDQLRISAHALKSISQGVLIGSVDGKIVSVNDAFARITGYGRNEVVGQDVHLLIGPLTDPNVVTEMDRALAQGGMFHAEMLNHCKDGRPFWNESTMSPVRNAAGTLTHFVGIVRDVTLRKVSEQKIKLAASVFTHAREGIFIAEPDGTIIDINETFTSITGYERDDILGKKPNVLKSGRHESAFYAQMWNELLACGHWQGEIWNKKKNGVIYPEILSISAVAGVDGSLQHYVGLFTDISLIKSHESQLEKLAHFDSLTGLPNRVLLSDRLREAMNRAQRSSTGLAVVNVDLDGFKAINDRYGHEVGDQLLVVVADRIARILREGDTLARFGGDEFVAVFDDVPGVAECVPLLDSLLDAASAPIDVAGYRLQVTASLGVSLFPQSQVVDADMLVRQADQALYKAKQAGKNLYHIFDADQDRSVRDHHECVNRLVYALRNGEFVLYYQPKVNMRTGQVLGVEALIRWQHPHRGLLAPGLFLPEIENHPLAVQLGEWVIDTALAQAQEWLKSGLDLHVSVNVGAIQLQQVGFVDRLRELLAAHPEVGPHHLEIEVLETSALEDTRVVTQVIEQCHQLGVRFALDDFGTGYSSLTYLKRLPVSVLKIDQSFVRGMLDDSDDLSILDGVLGLALAFRRAVIAEGVETVAHGAMLLQLGCDMGQGYGIARPMPAAAVPDWVQTWRMDPSWMHLHVLDRRDLPLLYAAADHRAWVIRLEKYVQDTSGDPPLLNPFECRFGRWLSGEGRYQHAHKACFDRIVHLHRKVHTLGAAICFHHDKGSNAEAQELLPELYGLRDALLDELSRLVRHS, encoded by the coding sequence ATGCAGGATTTCGCATCTTCCCTGTTTCGCGAAGCGCTGCGGCGGTGTGAGAGTGAGCCCATCGAATTCATTGGCGCTATACAAAGCCATGGCGTGCTCGTCGCGGTGGACGCTGCGTTGCGCGTCTGCGCCGTGAGCGCCAACTTTGGCGAGGTACTACATATCCAACCGGAGCAAGCGTTGGGGCGGCAAGTAGGAAAGGTGCTTGGAGAGGATGCATGGCGGGCCATCCTGACGCTAGGCGCGGTGCCTGCCCAGAACCCTCCAGCGCCAGTGCTCCTGCCTTTCCCTGACGGCACGGCAAGAGGAGTGCCGCTGCGACAGGCCTTTGTCCATCGCATCGGTTCGGTGCGGGTCATCGAGATCGAGGCGGAGGTCATTGATCTTTCGGCAGCGCAGACAGAGCGGGACGCTGCCGCCAGGGTGCTCAATGCCTTGTTGGCCGAGATGGGGGATATGGAGCTTTTTGCGGGGGAACTGGCGTGCCAGATTCGTACGTTGACGGGGTTTGATCGGGTGATGGTTTACCGGTTCGATCATCAATGGAACGGGCAAGTCATTGCACAAAGCCGGGATGAATCTGTGGAGTCGTTCCTCGGCCATCACTTTCCGGCTTCGGATATTCCCGAACCTGCGCGGCGTTTGTATGCCAAGAATTTGGTGCGCATGCTCCCGGATCGGGATGCCCCCATGGCCGCCTTGTTGGGAGGAATGCCCGGGGGGGCAGGAATCGATTTGTCGTTCTCGGTGTTGCGCGGCATGTCTTCCGTGCATCGCACGTATCTCAAGAATCTTGGTGTTGCAGCTTCCTTGTCGATTTCGCTTTTGCAGCATGGCAAGCTGTGGGGGTTGGTCGTATGCCATCACCGCGTTCCCAAGGTGGTTCCCTTGCGGATGCGCGACAACCTGGAACTCATCGCACGTACCGCCGCGATGCGTTTGTCTGCGATTGCCTTCGACGACAGCCTACGCTTTCAGGTGGAACTGCGCAGCGTGACCCGGGATTTGCTGGCATGGACGCAACACACCGCCGATTTGCCGGATTTGCCCACCGGGCTTCTGCATCGGATGTTCGCTGCCGTGGGGGCGCAGGGGCTTGCGCTCGTCACCGACCGCGAAACCCTGTCGTTCGGGGAAGCACCGGCACGGCCCATGCTGGGCTGCCTGCGAACCCGGTTGCTGGCCCAATGGTCAGGGCAAACCCCTTTCGTGACCCATGCATTGGCCGCGCAGCACCCCGACTTGGCTGTGTACTGCGACAGTGCGGCGGGGTTGCTGGCCATTTCGCTCGACGATGCGGGAGCGCAGCTTGCCTTGTGGTTCCGATCAGAGGAAGTGCGTTCCATCGAGTGGGCGGGGGATGAGCAAAAGGCGCTTGTCGATGACGAAGACGGCCCCCGGCTGGAGCCGCGCAGTTCCTTTGCCCGCTGGGTGCAGACCCGTCGCGGCGAGTCCGATCCCTGGGACACCTTGCAGCTCGACGCTGCACACACGCTGTCGATGACATTGGGGTGGATCTTGGCGCGTGCGCGGCTGCGGCAAAGCGAGCGGCGCTATCGGTCGTTGATCGACTGGTCGCCGGATGCGCTGATCGTTCACCGCGAGGGCAGGATCGTCTACCTCAACCCTGCGGCAGTACAGCTTTTCGCTGCACGATCTGAAGCAGAGCTGCTGGGTAGCGAGTTGATCGAGCATATTCACTCGGATCACCGCGACGCCACGATGGAGTTGTTGTCGCACATGCAGCGTGACGAAGAGGCTGCGCCGCTGCTGGAAGGGAAATTCCTCAAGATCGATGGCACGGTGATGGACGTCGAACTCAAGGGCTTGTCGATCACCTACGACGGGGCGCCTGCGCACCAGATGGCGATGCGCGACGTGACCGAGCGCCGGATCATTGAAGACCAGCTTCGTATCAGTGCCCATGCGCTCAAGTCCATCTCGCAGGGGGTGCTCATTGGTAGCGTCGATGGCAAGATCGTCTCCGTCAACGATGCCTTTGCACGCATCACGGGGTATGGAAGGAACGAGGTGGTGGGGCAGGACGTGCATCTATTGATCGGCCCCTTGACAGATCCGAATGTCGTTACGGAGATGGATCGTGCGTTGGCGCAGGGAGGCATGTTCCATGCCGAGATGCTGAACCATTGCAAAGATGGCCGACCGTTCTGGAACGAGTCGACGATGTCCCCGGTGCGGAATGCGGCAGGGACGTTGACGCACTTTGTCGGCATCGTCCGCGACGTGACGTTGCGTAAGGTGAGCGAGCAAAAGATCAAGCTCGCGGCCAGCGTATTCACCCATGCCCGGGAGGGCATCTTCATCGCGGAGCCGGATGGAACGATCATCGATATCAACGAAACGTTCACGAGCATCACCGGCTACGAACGAGACGACATCCTGGGCAAAAAACCGAATGTGCTCAAGTCCGGCAGGCACGAGTCTGCGTTCTATGCGCAGATGTGGAACGAGTTGCTGGCGTGCGGGCACTGGCAAGGGGAAATTTGGAACAAAAAGAAGAACGGGGTGATCTATCCGGAAATCCTCAGCATCAGTGCCGTCGCGGGGGTCGATGGGTCCTTGCAGCATTACGTGGGCCTGTTCACGGACATTTCCTTGATCAAGAGCCATGAGAGCCAGTTGGAAAAGCTGGCGCACTTCGATTCCCTCACAGGGCTGCCCAACCGGGTGTTGCTGTCTGACCGCTTGCGGGAAGCGATGAATCGGGCGCAGCGATCATCCACAGGGCTGGCGGTGGTCAATGTCGACCTCGACGGGTTCAAGGCGATCAACGACCGCTATGGGCACGAAGTGGGCGATCAATTGCTCGTCGTCGTGGCCGATCGGATTGCGCGCATCTTGCGGGAAGGGGATACCCTGGCCCGTTTTGGGGGGGACGAATTCGTTGCAGTGTTCGACGATGTGCCGGGTGTTGCGGAGTGCGTCCCGCTGCTTGACAGTCTGCTCGATGCTGCCTCGGCGCCGATTGATGTGGCAGGCTATCGTTTGCAAGTCACGGCAAGCCTGGGGGTGTCGTTGTTTCCGCAGTCCCAGGTGGTCGATGCCGACATGCTGGTTCGCCAGGCGGATCAGGCGTTGTACAAGGCCAAGCAGGCTGGCAAGAACCTGTACCACATCTTCGACGCGGATCAGGATCGCAGTGTTCGCGATCACCATGAGTGCGTCAACCGCCTCGTGTATGCCTTGCGCAATGGCGAGTTCGTCCTGTACTACCAGCCTAAGGTCAATATGCGCACTGGGCAGGTGTTGGGGGTCGAGGCCTTGATTCGTTGGCAGCACCCCCATAGAGGGTTGTTGGCCCCCGGCTTGTTCCTGCCGGAAATCGAAAACCACCCCTTGGCCGTCCAGCTTGGGGAGTGGGTCATCGATACCGCGCTGGCGCAGGCGCAGGAATGGCTCAAGTCAGGGCTGGACCTGCACGTGAGCGTCAATGTCGGTGCGATCCAGTTGCAGCAGGTCGGGTTTGTCGATCGTCTGCGGGAGCTGCTGGCGGCACACCCTGAAGTAGGCCCGCATCATCTGGAAATCGAGGTGCTGGAGACCAGCGCGCTCGAAGATACCCGTGTCGTCACGCAGGTCATCGAACAATGCCACCAGTTGGGCGTGCGTTTTGCCCTGGATGACTTTGGAACGGGGTATTCCTCGTTGACGTACCTCAAGCGCTTGCCAGTGTCTGTGCTCAAGATCGACCAGAGCTTCGTGCGGGGGATGCTCGACGACTCCGACGATTTGTCGATCCTTGACGGTGTTTTGGGGCTGGCGCTGGCGTTTCGGCGCGCCGTCATTGCGGAAGGCGTGGAAACCGTCGCCCATGGGGCCATGCTGTTGCAGTTGGGGTGCGATATGGGGCAGGGCTATGGCATTGCACGGCCTATGCCCGCTGCCGCCGTTCCGGACTGGGTGCAGACATGGCGCATGGATCCTTCCTGGATGCATCTCCATGTGCTCGACCGCCGCGATCTGCCTTTGCTGTACGCCGCTGCAGATCATCGCGCCTGGGTGATCCGGCTAGAAAAATACGTTCAGGACACCTCTGGAGACCCGCCCTTACTCAATCCTTTCGAATGCCGGTTCGGGCGCTGGCTGTCTGGGGAAGGGCGATACCAGCACGCGCACAAAGCCTGCTTCGACCGCATCGTGCATCTGCACCGCAAGGTGCATACCCTGGGCGCGGCCATTTGCTTCCACCACGACAAGGGGAGCAACGCCGAGGCCCAGGAATTGCTGCCAGAACTCTACGGGCTGCGTGATGCGCTGCTGGACGAGTTGTCGAGATTGGTGCGGCATTCCTGA